The following are encoded together in the Streptomyces flavofungini genome:
- a CDS encoding radical SAM protein: protein MEKSLRNPNAVIWDVTFACPLRCVHCYTESGRRPAKNLTYEEMVRVADAIISMRPKMITLCGGEPLTIKRIVDLARHFDDAGVRVFLYTSGWALPASTVEALADVVTKIVVSLDGASAKSHDRIRGRAGSFTRATAGLARIDAEVARRRAEGLRAPRFGIDYVVIRSNFDELEEMCARVAPRFPNLETLYFGAVVPTGLASRPSFVEHELLSDDQVAELIAPHTLERLRAAAPASVTVETTENFEVQMNPAFLARTPSFRPMEIEPDGEVRAMPIYEGTVGSLLTEDPQVLWRRSYERWDDPFVVETLNSVHSRADWAEAVRRIDARFASDEDRTRIAARPVHVPLGLAR from the coding sequence ATGGAAAAGTCGCTCAGGAACCCCAACGCCGTGATCTGGGACGTCACTTTCGCGTGCCCTCTGCGCTGCGTTCACTGCTATACGGAATCGGGGCGGCGGCCCGCGAAGAACCTCACGTACGAGGAAATGGTCCGCGTCGCGGACGCGATCATCTCGATGCGGCCGAAGATGATTACGCTGTGCGGCGGCGAACCGCTGACGATCAAACGGATCGTCGATCTGGCGCGGCATTTCGACGACGCGGGAGTGCGGGTCTTCCTGTACACCAGCGGGTGGGCCCTGCCCGCCTCGACGGTCGAGGCGCTCGCCGATGTGGTGACGAAGATCGTGGTGAGTCTGGACGGTGCGAGCGCGAAGTCCCATGACCGGATCCGTGGCCGCGCCGGATCGTTCACGCGGGCGACGGCCGGGCTCGCGCGGATCGACGCGGAGGTCGCCCGGCGCCGGGCGGAGGGGCTGCGGGCGCCGCGCTTCGGCATCGACTACGTCGTGATCCGGAGCAACTTCGACGAGTTGGAGGAGATGTGCGCGCGGGTGGCGCCCCGCTTCCCGAACCTGGAGACGCTGTACTTCGGCGCGGTGGTGCCCACAGGCCTGGCGAGCCGGCCGTCGTTCGTCGAGCACGAGCTGCTCAGCGACGACCAGGTCGCCGAGTTGATCGCGCCGCACACCCTGGAGCGGTTGCGCGCGGCCGCGCCCGCGTCCGTCACGGTGGAGACCACGGAGAACTTCGAGGTCCAGATGAACCCGGCGTTCCTGGCGCGCACCCCGAGCTTCCGCCCCATGGAGATCGAGCCGGACGGCGAGGTGCGCGCGATGCCCATCTACGAGGGCACCGTGGGCAGTCTGCTCACCGAGGACCCGCAGGTGCTGTGGCGGCGGTCGTACGAGCGCTGGGACGATCCGTTCGTCGTGGAGACCCTCAACAGCGTCCACAGCCGGGCGGACTGGGCGGAGGCGGTGCGGCGCATCGACGCGCGGTTCGCGTCGGACGAGGACCGGACGCGGATCGCGGCGCGGCCGGTCCATGTGCCGCTGGGCCTGGCGCGCTGA
- a CDS encoding S1 family peptidase, whose amino-acid sequence MRRTTCARLGLSALLVTGSLALGVTPAGAQSEPAPSATRLNALNAQVERQLGADSAGTYLDRETGNLVVTVTSDAAAERVRATGAIPERVERSAAQLDAAMDTLESRAKITGTSWGVDPRTNQIAVEADRSVSARDLARLRRVADSLDGAVRVKRVPGTFEREVAGGDAIYGGGSRCSAAFNVSKGTTKYFVTAGHCTNLSANWSATSGGAAVGVREGTSFPTNDYGIVRYTNGSSPAGNVNLYNGSYQKISSAADAVVGQAIKKSGSTTKVTSGSVTAVNVTVNYGDGPVYGMVRTTACSAGGDSGGAHFAGTVALGIHSGSSGCSGTNGSAIHQPVREALSAYGVSVY is encoded by the coding sequence ATGAGACGCACCACCTGTGCGCGTCTGGGCCTGTCCGCCCTGCTCGTCACCGGATCGCTCGCCCTGGGCGTCACCCCCGCCGGCGCCCAGAGCGAACCGGCGCCCTCCGCGACCCGTCTCAACGCTCTGAACGCCCAGGTCGAACGGCAGCTCGGCGCCGACAGCGCCGGCACCTACCTGGACCGGGAAACCGGAAACCTCGTCGTCACCGTCACCAGCGACGCCGCCGCCGAACGCGTCCGCGCGACCGGCGCCATCCCCGAACGCGTCGAGCGCAGCGCGGCCCAACTAGACGCCGCCATGGACACGTTGGAGTCCCGCGCCAAGATCACCGGGACGTCCTGGGGCGTCGACCCCCGCACCAACCAGATAGCCGTCGAGGCCGACCGCTCGGTCTCCGCCCGTGACCTGGCCCGGCTGCGGCGCGTCGCCGACTCGCTCGACGGAGCCGTCCGCGTCAAGCGTGTGCCGGGCACCTTCGAGCGCGAGGTCGCGGGCGGCGACGCCATCTACGGCGGCGGCTCACGCTGCTCGGCGGCCTTCAACGTCTCCAAGGGCACCACCAAGTACTTCGTCACGGCCGGGCACTGCACCAACCTCAGCGCCAACTGGTCCGCCACGTCCGGCGGCGCGGCCGTCGGCGTGCGCGAGGGGACCAGCTTCCCGACCAACGACTACGGCATCGTCCGCTACACCAACGGCTCCTCGCCCGCCGGCAACGTCAACCTCTACAACGGCAGCTACCAGAAGATCTCCTCCGCCGCCGACGCGGTCGTGGGCCAGGCCATCAAGAAGAGCGGCTCCACCACCAAGGTGACCAGCGGCTCCGTGACCGCCGTCAACGTCACCGTGAACTACGGCGACGGACCCGTGTACGGCATGGTCCGCACCACCGCCTGCTCCGCGGGCGGCGACAGCGGCGGCGCCCACTTCGCGGGCACGGTCGCCCTCGGCATCCACTCCGGCAGCTCCGGTTGCTCCGGCACCAACGGCTCCGCCATCCACCAGCCGGTGCGAGAGGCCCTGTCCGCGTACGGCGTCAGCGTGTACTGA
- a CDS encoding LysR family transcriptional regulator — protein MAAPPTLRQLEYLLAVVETGSITDAAALLHVSQPTLSQQLKSLERTVGTPLLERTPRGAHLTPAGRAFLPGARHALSGAERATGAARAVADMVHGELHLAAVLSVALGVVPGVLAVWHQRHPRVDVVLHEYADLASFARAMSDATADVAIGPLPDGWDGPHHPLGSEEFVVIVPPGDPLAGRRTVRLEQLAERPWVQYGRNHALAATVEDLCADAGFTPHAAIRSTQTAAVPRLVAAGLGVGLVPANVLTPEFPGTALRLTPRRRRALSVFTRPGPHPLIAELVAVAREHARLTPDHLAARLS, from the coding sequence ATGGCAGCCCCACCGACCCTCCGGCAGCTCGAATACCTCCTGGCCGTCGTGGAGACCGGCTCCATCACGGACGCCGCGGCCCTCCTGCACGTCTCCCAGCCCACCCTCTCCCAGCAGCTCAAGAGCCTGGAACGCACCGTCGGCACCCCCCTCCTCGAACGCACCCCGCGCGGCGCCCACCTCACTCCGGCGGGCCGCGCCTTCCTTCCCGGCGCCCGCCACGCCCTCTCCGGCGCCGAGCGCGCCACCGGCGCCGCCCGCGCCGTCGCCGACATGGTCCACGGCGAACTGCACCTCGCCGCCGTCCTCAGTGTCGCCCTCGGTGTCGTCCCCGGCGTCCTCGCCGTCTGGCACCAGCGGCACCCGCGCGTCGACGTGGTCCTGCACGAGTACGCCGACCTCGCCTCCTTCGCCCGCGCGATGAGCGACGCCACCGCCGACGTGGCCATCGGCCCGCTCCCCGACGGCTGGGACGGCCCCCACCACCCCCTGGGGTCCGAGGAGTTCGTCGTCATCGTCCCGCCCGGCGACCCCCTCGCCGGACGCAGGACCGTGCGCCTGGAACAGCTCGCCGAGCGCCCCTGGGTCCAGTACGGCCGCAATCACGCCCTGGCCGCCACCGTCGAAGACCTCTGCGCCGACGCCGGATTCACCCCGCACGCCGCGATCCGCTCCACCCAGACCGCCGCCGTCCCCCGCCTCGTCGCCGCCGGACTCGGCGTCGGCCTCGTGCCCGCCAACGTCCTCACTCCCGAATTCCCCGGCACCGCGCTGCGCCTGACCCCGCGCAGGCGTCGCGCCCTGTCGGTCTTCACCCGGCCCGGCCCGCACCCCCTCATCGCCGAGCTGGTCGCCGTCGCCCGCGAGCACGCCCGCCTGACGCCCGATCACCTGGCCGCGCGGCTCTCCTAG
- a CDS encoding VOC family protein yields MNTTLKVSAIMLGVKDVERAKKFYVEGLGCAIAQDFPGFVKCDLGDGSSQLALYAWDEVAADAGVPAAGSGFRGASYHFLTDSREEVDEVMSAAAAAGGTVLKEAAAADWGGYSGCFSDPDGHLWKVATAS; encoded by the coding sequence ATGAACACCACGTTGAAGGTCAGTGCCATCATGCTCGGCGTCAAGGACGTGGAGCGTGCCAAGAAGTTCTATGTCGAAGGCCTGGGGTGCGCGATCGCCCAGGACTTCCCCGGTTTCGTCAAGTGCGACCTCGGCGACGGCTCCTCGCAACTGGCGCTCTACGCCTGGGACGAGGTGGCGGCCGACGCCGGAGTCCCCGCCGCCGGGTCAGGGTTCCGCGGCGCCTCGTACCACTTCCTCACCGACTCCAGGGAAGAGGTGGACGAGGTCATGAGCGCCGCCGCGGCCGCGGGCGGCACCGTCCTGAAGGAGGCGGCCGCCGCCGACTGGGGCGGGTACTCCGGCTGTTTCAGCGACCCCGACGGCCACCTGTGGAAGGTCGCCACCGCGAGCTGA
- a CDS encoding aspartate aminotransferase family protein, whose protein sequence is MPASTPTAQPSPTPTTVPSPASTTTPSTESFWSDAEKHLVRYGPEFTREVIDRAAGSFVYTAEGRKILDFTSGQMSAILGHSHPAIVETVRRGIGTLDHLFSGMLSRPVVDLARRLCDTLPAPLDKALLLTTGAESNEAAIRMAKLVTGKHEIVSFARSWHGMTQAAASATYSAGRKGYGPSAPGNFAIPVPNAYRPDFTAADGGLDWRRQLDFAFDLIDAQSTGSLAACLVEPILSSGGIIEPPVGYMAALQAKCRERGMLLILDEAQTGLCRTGTWYAFERDGVVPDILTLSKTLGAGLPLAAVITSAEIEQRAHERGFLFFTTHVSDPLVAAVGNTVLDVLVADKLDERARSLGAFLRDGLWDIASRHEVVGDIRGRGLLTGLELVVDRETKRSSSELGARVTRRCLELGLHMNIVQLPGMGGVLRMAPPLTATEDELALGLTILDQAIAEAQAAR, encoded by the coding sequence ATGCCTGCTTCGACCCCCACGGCTCAGCCGTCCCCGACCCCGACCACCGTGCCGTCGCCCGCGTCGACCACCACGCCCTCCACCGAGTCGTTCTGGTCCGACGCCGAGAAGCACCTCGTCCGCTACGGCCCGGAGTTCACCCGCGAGGTCATCGACCGCGCCGCGGGAAGCTTCGTGTACACCGCCGAGGGCCGGAAGATCCTCGACTTCACCTCCGGCCAGATGAGCGCGATCCTCGGCCACTCGCACCCGGCGATCGTCGAGACCGTCCGGCGCGGGATCGGGACCCTCGACCACCTCTTCAGCGGCATGCTCAGCCGCCCCGTCGTCGACCTCGCCCGCCGCCTGTGCGACACGCTGCCCGCGCCGCTGGACAAGGCGCTGCTCCTGACGACCGGCGCCGAGTCGAACGAGGCCGCGATCCGGATGGCCAAGCTCGTCACCGGCAAGCACGAGATCGTGTCGTTCGCCCGGTCCTGGCACGGCATGACGCAGGCCGCGGCCTCCGCCACGTACAGCGCGGGCCGCAAGGGCTACGGCCCGTCCGCGCCCGGCAACTTCGCCATCCCGGTGCCGAACGCGTACCGGCCGGACTTCACCGCGGCCGACGGTGGCCTGGACTGGCGGCGCCAGCTCGACTTCGCCTTCGACCTGATCGACGCCCAGTCGACGGGCAGCCTGGCCGCGTGCCTGGTGGAGCCGATCCTCAGCTCGGGCGGCATCATCGAGCCACCGGTCGGGTACATGGCGGCGCTGCAGGCCAAGTGCCGGGAACGCGGCATGCTGCTGATCCTCGACGAGGCCCAGACCGGCCTGTGCCGCACCGGGACCTGGTACGCCTTCGAACGCGACGGGGTCGTCCCCGACATCCTCACGCTGTCCAAGACACTCGGTGCCGGACTGCCCCTCGCGGCCGTGATCACGAGTGCCGAGATCGAGCAGCGGGCGCACGAGCGCGGGTTCCTGTTCTTCACCACGCACGTGTCCGACCCGCTGGTGGCCGCTGTCGGCAACACCGTCCTCGACGTCCTGGTGGCCGACAAGCTCGACGAACGCGCCCGCTCCCTCGGCGCGTTCCTCCGCGACGGCCTGTGGGACATCGCCTCCCGCCACGAGGTCGTCGGCGACATCCGAGGCCGTGGCCTGCTCACCGGCCTCGAACTCGTCGTCGACCGCGAGACGAAGCGCAGTTCCAGCGAGCTGGGCGCGCGGGTCACAAGGCGCTGCCTCGAACTCGGCCTGCACATGAACATCGTGCAGCTCCCCGGCATGGGCGGGGTCCTGCGGATGGCGCCGCCGCTGACCGCAACCGAGGACGAGCTCGCGCTCGGCCTGACGATCCTGGACCAGGCGATCGCCGAGGCCCAGGCCGCCCGCTGA
- a CDS encoding LysR family transcriptional regulator, with protein sequence MNPWRLRLLSQLDTLGTVRAVAQAANLSPSSVSQQLAVLESETRTQLLERTGRRVRLTPAGLILARRARAILDHMDSVEAELRGFGEEPAGLVRLGAFQSAIHTMAVPAVTRLKRAHPHLDVELLQLEPHESMPALRVGDADVIITTTDFDELPLGPDLDLVPLARDPILLVVPSGHPAAGRGAVDLAAYADQPWAFDMPQSYMANLALRLCRQSRFEPRVVCRFSNYMMTLQHVEAGLSIALLPGLTVDLDRYRVATAELAAPVTRTITAAVRRGSPPRAAVRAVLEALRNPSEELPLLSRE encoded by the coding sequence ATGAACCCCTGGAGACTGCGCCTGCTGAGCCAGCTGGACACCCTGGGCACCGTGCGGGCGGTCGCCCAGGCCGCGAACCTGAGCCCGTCGAGCGTGTCCCAGCAGCTCGCCGTCCTCGAGTCCGAGACCCGCACCCAGCTGCTCGAACGCACGGGACGCCGGGTGCGGCTCACCCCGGCCGGGCTGATCCTCGCGCGCCGGGCGCGGGCGATCCTCGACCACATGGACAGCGTCGAGGCGGAGCTGCGCGGATTCGGCGAGGAACCGGCGGGCCTGGTGCGGCTCGGGGCGTTCCAGAGCGCGATCCACACCATGGCCGTCCCGGCGGTGACCCGCCTGAAGCGGGCGCATCCGCACCTCGACGTGGAGCTGCTGCAGCTGGAGCCGCACGAGAGCATGCCCGCGCTGCGCGTCGGCGACGCGGACGTCATCATCACGACCACCGACTTCGACGAGCTGCCGCTCGGCCCGGACCTCGACCTGGTCCCGCTGGCCAGGGACCCGATCCTCCTCGTGGTCCCGTCCGGGCACCCCGCGGCCGGGCGCGGCGCCGTCGACCTCGCGGCGTACGCGGACCAGCCCTGGGCGTTCGACATGCCTCAGTCGTACATGGCGAACCTCGCGCTGCGGCTGTGCCGCCAGTCGCGGTTCGAGCCGCGCGTGGTGTGCCGCTTCAGCAACTACATGATGACGTTGCAGCACGTCGAGGCCGGGCTCTCGATCGCGCTGCTGCCCGGCCTGACGGTGGACCTCGACCGCTACCGGGTCGCCACCGCGGAGCTCGCCGCTCCCGTGACCCGCACGATCACGGCGGCGGTCCGGCGCGGCTCACCGCCTCGCGCGGCGGTGCGCGCGGTGCTGGAGGCGTTGCGGAATCCCTCGGAGGAGCTGCCGCTGCTGAGCCGGGAGTAG
- a CDS encoding amidohydrolase: MRTSLILLSARLLDPVTGELLPQTALAAADGRITALGDASDIRPLGDASTTVIDLKGAVVTPGLVDGHIHPVTGAELTHGLDLSACEDVDQVRAALAREVRDLAPGAWLHGWGLDPNVFAGAPVEIAPFDAVLDGVPALLLLFDAHSMLASRRALELAGVDGPRTFDQATAEVVCDAEGRPTGLLLEDAACALVERLAPQPTRDERRDRLAAALRAMAATGLTGGHAMDANGDSLAFYSELDAAGELPLRLRVAPWCQPGTDADALRALVAQQGAGGRLWRTDGVKIFMDGTIDNGTAWLEQPDCHGESRHAFWPDPEEYTRVVGELHRAGVPVATHAIGDAAVRHVLDAVEKARAEDSRPVRHRIEHIETVPDDTLRRFADLGVIASMQPTHCCDFTRADHTDNWSRRLGEERAARAWRCRDLHDSGAVVVLGSDWPIAPYPPSAVMAGARHRRPSRDLSQPPHGPHQALTALEALQGMTVNAAYAAGEEHEAGRLAVGHRADLTVFAESPLTTAATELPDLPVLLAVLDGDPTHRDPRL, from the coding sequence GTGCGCACCTCCCTCATCCTCCTCTCGGCCCGTCTGCTCGACCCCGTCACCGGCGAGCTCCTGCCGCAGACCGCCCTCGCCGCCGCCGACGGACGCATCACCGCCCTCGGGGACGCCTCGGACATCCGCCCGCTCGGCGACGCGTCGACCACGGTGATCGACCTCAAGGGTGCCGTCGTCACCCCCGGCCTCGTCGACGGACACATCCACCCCGTCACGGGCGCCGAACTGACCCACGGCCTCGACCTGTCGGCCTGCGAGGACGTGGACCAGGTACGCGCGGCTCTCGCCCGCGAGGTGCGCGACCTCGCCCCCGGAGCATGGCTGCACGGATGGGGCCTCGACCCCAACGTCTTCGCCGGAGCCCCCGTCGAGATCGCCCCCTTCGACGCGGTGCTCGACGGTGTCCCCGCCCTGCTACTGCTCTTCGACGCGCACTCGATGCTGGCCAGCCGCCGCGCCCTGGAACTCGCGGGCGTCGACGGACCCCGCACCTTCGACCAGGCCACCGCCGAAGTCGTCTGCGACGCCGAGGGACGGCCCACCGGCCTGCTCCTCGAAGACGCCGCGTGCGCCCTCGTGGAACGCCTCGCCCCGCAGCCCACCCGCGACGAGCGTCGCGACCGGCTCGCCGCCGCCCTGCGCGCCATGGCCGCCACGGGCCTCACCGGCGGCCACGCCATGGACGCCAACGGCGACAGCCTCGCCTTCTACTCCGAGCTCGACGCCGCCGGTGAACTCCCGCTGCGCCTGCGCGTCGCACCCTGGTGCCAGCCCGGCACCGACGCCGACGCACTGCGCGCCCTCGTCGCACAGCAGGGCGCGGGCGGTCGGCTGTGGCGCACCGACGGCGTCAAGATCTTCATGGACGGCACCATCGACAACGGCACCGCGTGGCTGGAGCAGCCCGACTGCCACGGCGAGTCCCGGCACGCCTTCTGGCCCGACCCCGAGGAGTACACCCGCGTCGTCGGCGAACTCCACCGCGCGGGCGTGCCCGTCGCCACCCACGCCATCGGCGACGCCGCCGTACGTCATGTCCTCGACGCCGTCGAGAAGGCCCGGGCCGAGGACAGCCGGCCGGTACGGCACCGGATCGAGCACATCGAGACCGTCCCCGACGACACCCTGCGCCGCTTCGCCGACCTCGGCGTCATCGCCTCCATGCAGCCGACCCACTGCTGCGACTTCACCCGCGCCGACCACACCGACAACTGGTCGCGCCGCCTCGGCGAGGAGCGTGCCGCGCGCGCCTGGCGCTGCCGCGACCTGCACGACTCCGGCGCCGTCGTCGTCCTCGGCTCCGACTGGCCCATCGCCCCCTACCCGCCGTCGGCCGTCATGGCCGGAGCCCGCCACCGCCGTCCCAGCCGCGACCTCTCCCAGCCCCCGCACGGCCCGCACCAGGCACTCACGGCCCTGGAGGCCCTCCAGGGCATGACCGTCAACGCCGCCTACGCGGCGGGGGAGGAGCACGAAGCCGGCCGCCTCGCCGTCGGCCACCGCGCCGACCTGACGGTCTTCGCGGAGAGCCCCCTGACCACGGCGGCCACCGAACTCCCGGACCTGCCGGTACTCCTGGCCGTCCTCGACGGCGACCCGACCCACCGCGACCCGCGCCTGTGA
- a CDS encoding TetR/AcrR family transcriptional regulator — MASSVQNKRIRKSPTERRAEIVAAAASVALAEGLECITLRRVAEELDVRPGLISHYFPAVDDLVAEAYGTAVGSELDELLPADRAGATPTAHLARFLARTTGKAYDDISRLWLNARHLSRYRPALRDRVAVQEDAWRDRLEEVVRDGVEEGEFHTEDPLVTAIQILVVLDGLGMLVNSASADDGPPAVRRLPVTTAERELGLPAGTLSVDVSVGSD; from the coding sequence ATGGCGTCAAGCGTTCAGAACAAGCGAATCCGCAAGTCTCCAACGGAAAGACGTGCGGAAATCGTTGCGGCGGCCGCGAGTGTGGCACTGGCGGAAGGCCTGGAGTGCATCACGCTCCGGCGCGTCGCGGAGGAGCTGGACGTCCGCCCCGGACTCATCAGTCACTACTTCCCGGCGGTGGACGACCTCGTGGCCGAGGCCTACGGGACCGCCGTGGGCTCCGAACTCGACGAGCTCCTCCCGGCCGACCGGGCCGGAGCCACGCCCACGGCGCATCTGGCGCGGTTCCTCGCCCGTACGACGGGGAAGGCGTACGACGACATCAGCAGGCTGTGGCTCAACGCCCGGCACCTCAGCCGCTACCGGCCCGCACTGCGCGACCGCGTCGCCGTCCAGGAGGACGCCTGGCGCGACCGCCTGGAAGAAGTCGTCCGCGACGGCGTCGAGGAGGGTGAATTCCACACCGAGGACCCACTGGTGACGGCCATTCAGATCCTGGTCGTCCTCGACGGCCTCGGCATGCTCGTCAACAGCGCGAGCGCCGACGACGGCCCACCCGCCGTCCGGCGCCTGCCCGTCACCACGGCGGAGCGTGAACTCGGCCTGCCTGCCGGGACGTTGTCCGTCGACGTGTCCGTCGGCTCGGACTGA
- a CDS encoding purine-cytosine permease family protein, which produces MASTIPDPPESTCAPRKGAGPSPGAKAARPASDGATRVEAHGIDYISEHERHGRPRQLFSVWAAANVNYLSLVVGGTLVLMGLTLGQALVVILVGNLFWLLTGLLAISGPAAGTPSEVITRAIYGIRGNRVNNAVVGWMISVCYFALNLAAAATAAFSLVEKAGVTASTGVKIAVVLAIAAVTLTIGVYGHGLIMKLYLPITLALTAVFAVVAIGVLRHTDFSYTPPEPLRGADLWTVLVAGVTLIASAPLSYTTSADFARYLPPTTSAKAVLGWTALGGFVPGVVVCSLGACAATAVDMGDPQSGLQTILPGWFDPLFLLALILGTVALNALTAYSAGLALQAVGIRIRRSLSVLADGTAAVSLTLYALLVSDFLDTVSDVLQLTVVLLGPAMTIYATDIWLRRNRYDGRTLMDETPESPYWYTAGVNPAGAVALTGGVAASALCVNTLYTGPIAHALDGLDLALPAGIAVSASLYTALGRGPLRAGRPPGPGGDGTP; this is translated from the coding sequence ATGGCGTCCACGATTCCCGACCCGCCAGAGAGCACCTGCGCCCCACGGAAGGGAGCAGGACCCTCCCCCGGCGCGAAAGCGGCACGGCCCGCCTCCGACGGAGCGACCCGCGTCGAGGCGCATGGCATCGACTACATCTCCGAGCACGAACGCCACGGCCGTCCGCGGCAGTTGTTCTCCGTCTGGGCGGCCGCGAACGTCAACTACCTGAGCCTGGTGGTCGGCGGGACCCTGGTCCTCATGGGCCTGACGCTGGGTCAGGCCCTCGTGGTGATCCTGGTGGGCAACCTGTTCTGGCTCCTCACGGGACTGCTCGCCATATCCGGCCCGGCCGCGGGCACGCCGAGCGAAGTGATCACGCGGGCGATCTACGGAATCCGCGGCAACCGCGTGAACAACGCCGTCGTCGGCTGGATGATCTCCGTCTGCTACTTCGCCCTGAACCTAGCCGCCGCCGCGACCGCCGCGTTCTCCCTGGTCGAGAAGGCGGGCGTCACCGCGAGCACGGGCGTCAAGATCGCCGTCGTCCTGGCGATCGCCGCCGTCACCCTGACCATCGGCGTCTACGGCCACGGCCTGATCATGAAGCTGTACCTGCCGATCACCCTCGCCCTCACCGCCGTCTTCGCCGTCGTCGCGATCGGCGTGCTGCGGCACACCGACTTCTCGTACACGCCGCCGGAGCCGCTGCGGGGAGCCGATCTGTGGACGGTGCTCGTCGCCGGTGTCACCCTCATCGCCTCCGCGCCGCTGTCGTACACCACCAGCGCCGACTTCGCCCGCTACCTGCCGCCCACGACCTCCGCGAAGGCGGTGCTCGGCTGGACCGCGCTCGGCGGGTTCGTGCCCGGCGTCGTCGTCTGCTCGCTCGGGGCCTGCGCCGCGACCGCGGTCGACATGGGGGATCCGCAGTCCGGGCTCCAGACGATCCTGCCGGGCTGGTTCGACCCGCTCTTCCTGCTCGCCCTGATCCTCGGCACGGTCGCCCTCAACGCGCTCACCGCCTACAGCGCGGGGCTCGCCCTCCAGGCCGTCGGCATCCGCATCCGCCGCTCCCTCAGCGTGCTCGCCGACGGGACCGCGGCCGTCTCCCTCACCCTGTACGCCCTCCTCGTCTCCGACTTCCTCGACACCGTCAGCGACGTCCTCCAGCTGACCGTCGTCCTGCTCGGCCCCGCCATGACCATCTACGCCACGGACATCTGGCTGCGCCGCAACCGCTACGACGGCCGGACCTTGATGGACGAGACCCCCGAGAGCCCCTACTGGTACACGGCCGGCGTCAACCCTGCGGGAGCCGTGGCCCTCACGGGCGGCGTCGCCGCGTCGGCCCTGTGCGTCAACACCCTCTACACCGGGCCGATCGCGCACGCCCTCGACGGCCTGGACCTCGCCCTCCCGGCCGGGATCGCCGTCTCCGCGTCGCTCTACACGGCCCTCGGCCGCGGGCCTCTCCGTGCGGGCCGGCCACCGGGCCCCGGGGGCGACGGCACGCCCTGA
- a CDS encoding respiratory nitrate reductase subunit gamma, with protein MNHLRIALWGVLPHLVLAALVTGTARRHRYDRFGFTACSRQLHESRLLLVGGTPGLATLAGPSPLGPVRGAGRPGRSGTRSPDADAARAARPEAGARARVLRAGDGHGHRLPGAGAVGARALSLVLYGVAAALATWLAVGTRWLMSRWAAGRDSAGA; from the coding sequence GTGAACCACCTGCGCATCGCCCTGTGGGGCGTGCTGCCCCATCTCGTTCTCGCCGCCCTCGTCACCGGGACGGCCCGGCGCCACCGCTACGACCGCTTCGGCTTCACGGCCTGTTCCCGTCAGCTGCACGAGAGCAGGCTGCTGCTCGTCGGCGGCACGCCGGGCCTGGCGACGCTCGCCGGTCCGTCACCGCTCGGTCCGGTCCGCGGGGCAGGCCGCCCCGGCCGGAGCGGGACACGCTCGCCCGACGCTGATGCGGCGCGGGCCGCTCGACCGGAGGCGGGGGCTCGCGCCCGCGTGCTTCGCGCCGGTGATGGCCACGGGCATCGTCTCCCGGGCGCCGGCGCAGTCGGTGCCCGGGCGTTGTCCCTCGTCCTGTACGGGGTGGCGGCGGCCCTGGCCACGTGGCTCGCGGTCGGCACGCGGTGGCTCATGTCGCGGTGGGCCGCGGGGCGGGACTCGGCCGGAGCCTGA
- a CDS encoding MmpS family transport accessory protein produces MNRRIRTAVCTLAAAGLALTLGACSEAEKKAVDAVDKAVNEKYEVTYEVSGKSVDEIEFAAGEGSASNPKLEKVSKAQLPWKKTVTLRGIMPPTVVPISTDPTGSDLACKVIYKGKVIKEASGENVVAGCIAVSPMGK; encoded by the coding sequence ATGAACAGACGCATTCGCACCGCTGTGTGCACCCTCGCCGCCGCCGGCCTCGCGCTCACGCTCGGGGCCTGCTCGGAGGCCGAGAAGAAGGCCGTCGACGCCGTGGACAAGGCCGTCAACGAGAAGTACGAGGTGACCTACGAGGTCTCCGGCAAGAGCGTCGACGAGATCGAGTTCGCCGCAGGCGAGGGTTCCGCGTCCAACCCGAAGCTGGAGAAGGTCAGCAAGGCGCAGCTGCCGTGGAAGAAGACGGTGACGCTGCGCGGCATCATGCCGCCCACCGTCGTCCCGATCTCCACGGACCCGACCGGCTCCGACCTCGCCTGCAAGGTGATCTACAAGGGCAAGGTCATCAAGGAGGCCTCCGGCGAGAACGTCGTGGCGGGCTGCATCGCCGTCTCGCCGATGGGCAAGTAG